DNA sequence from the Colletotrichum higginsianum IMI 349063 chromosome 10, whole genome shotgun sequence genome:
CTTAATTCTGATAAAGAGGGGAAACGATATATTTATCAAATGGAAGCGTGTTAAAACACGGTGCATAATTCCTGAGACCTCAACCATTTGGGGATACGTAAAGAAGCATGAACCTTTGTAGAACTCCCTTACGCTTACACATCGTCGTAAGTAAAATCTCTCTCCATATGTTACCTCTATAACCTCTGTGTTCTACAAAATGAAAAGATGCAATTAGGTTGGTTGATTATTGCCATTAGTCTGCTCAACTAGACGAGCAACTCGTCTATCGCTGTTAGGCAGGGTTCGCACACAGTGAAAGAGTTAATAATAATGCCCTTAATAGACTAAAAGGTAGGTATAGGTAAGAATAACTATTTAAATCTAACCTCCTTAAGCCCCTAGCTTTGCTAGAGGCCCTTAAATGCCTTGTTAGACTATAGAAATGCCAGCTGATCCCTGCATACAGGGCCCCTGGTGACCCCTATGTGCCCCTTAGTCATTGGTCCCTGACAATTTGCACAGAAAAATATCATCTTGCTCCGGTCGCCTACTCGCTGGACCACCAAGCAAGGAACGGTGGGCAAGGAATGGCTCTTTGCAATCATTCAAGCTTTTGCTATTTTAACTGCCTCGCAAGGCGAGAACAGCTTTTGAGTTCTCATGTCTTACCCAAATACTTGGGTGCCCAAACTTGCTTTGTATTTTGACGAAGACTCTCGATCATTGCATGGCAGTCAAGAACAAATGTTGTACGTCAACAGACTGAATGACAAGACCGCAATGGGAAGATGCCCTATTGCTTGTCTCAAGTACTTGCAGGGCATTAACAACGCAGTGCTAGGTCTTTTCTCCAAGAGTCGATGGATCGGAACCTTTGGATGCAGTCGCACTTTATCGCGATTTCTGGGTCGCAGCTCAAGCCATCTATGCATCACGCCAATCAAATGTGATCATTTGCTACACACTTGAATCTGAAATTGCGGCACGGCTTGGTCCAAGGCAGAGCTCAACTTCCGGCAGTGCTGCCAGAAATCTTGAGGGACAGTTGTCGTTTCTTTGTCACTCGGACGCAGGGACTGGCATTCTCCTTGATGAAACAACTCAAGGGCATCGATACTGTCTTGAACAAGAATGTCCTCGATGCCGAGAACGTGGAGGGAGGGACCAGGCTGTTCAAATTAAGCAGGGATCTCATCCAAGAGCGCCTATCATGTTTCGACAGCCAGTATGAGAACGACAAGTCTACACGTCCTGAATTAAGGTTGTTAATCGTTGTTCGCAAAAATACCATTACCCGTTGTGCAAATGAAGTCCTCACATGGAAGGAGGACAAACTCATAGTTGTCTGTTGCACCGATCAATGAGCCAGCTCAACCCGAGACCTGTCTGGCGGCTTGTTTTCTTACTTCTTCGTTTCAATTACAATGTTAGACTACTCGAACCATTCCTGCATATATCTATAGACATATATCCTGCTGAGCTCTGTCCAAGCCTGCAAGAAGTTCCCTCGGGGGAAGGAAGCTGACTGATGTAAGGAGGATATAAGGCCCAGATGATTCTCTCCAGAAAGACATGATACAATTCCTTTGGAACGTACGGCACTAGTTGTAATTCCCTTCATTTGCGTAGGTATATTACCGTGTTAGGCTTGCGCGGCCTCCAGGTCCGGCCGGGACGTAGTGGCGGTGGGCCGTGTCGACGTGGGGCTCTTCCGAACGGAAGACTGAACAcggacgatgacgagctcGCATTTGACCCACATTCCGGGTCCCGCCTCCCCTACAAGTAGCGTCCGTCTAGTGTTGTGATGCTGTTCCGACCGACCATCAACCCGATGAGATTTCCGCAACAGACAACGTATAGCGATTCAGGAGGTGTAGGGGCGAGCCCGGCACTTCCGAATGGCGAAAAGAGGTGGAGTCCATCGGCTCAGGGGGGTCGACTATATCATGGCCGGTCTACCCCCATCTAGTCTTGAAATAAAGAGAGGATCACGGGTAGGCTTCCAACACATCGATCATAAAGCTCTTCCTAGAGCAGCGGCTCGAATCACCTATCTCGGTCATATCGCAACAATGCCCTCTCCTTACTGGGCCCTCGCGGCGGTCGCTCCGGCCTTCGTCAGCGCTGCCACGCTCGCCGACGTCTGCACGACAGCCCACGCCCAAGAAGCCCTCCCCGCGGCCGGCTTCATCCCCGGCATCACCATTGACGCCTCTTCGGTAGAGACGTCAGTAGTCGGCAACGCCTCCGTCAGCTCCGAGTGGTATCCGGCCAGCACCATCGCGTACTGCAACGTCACCTTTGCGTACTcccacgacggcctcgccgacgacaaggTCCACGTTACTTACTGGGTGCCCGCTCCCGACAGCTTCCAGAACCGATACGTGTCgaccggcggtggcggcctcGCCATCAACTCCCAGAGCCAGTACATCCCCACGggcatcatcgtcggcgccgtctcgggcATCACCGATGGCGGCTTCGGGTCGTTCAACACGCAATGGGACGCCGTGTTCCTCGCGGCTAACGGCACCGTCAACTGGCAGTCGGTTTACATGTTTGGATACCAGGCACACAATGAGTTGGCGACGCTCGGAAAGGAGTTCACCAAGAAGTTCTAcagcgtcggcgacgaccagAAGATCTACTCGTACTACCAAGGCTGCTCCGAGGGTGGTCGTGAGGGTTGGAGCCAGGCCCAGAGGTTTGCCGACCAATTTGATGGCCTCGCTATTGGCGCACCTGCGTTCAGGTGTAAGTGAGATTCAAGTCCGACAAGACTCTACACTGGGGTCTTTGTACTGACGGCACCAAAAGACGGACAGCAGCAGGTCAACCATCTCTCGGCCAACGTCATGGAGCAGACGCGCAACTacttccctccctcctgcGAACTCGAAAAGATCCTCAACCTGACCATCGCCGCATGCGACCCCCTCGACGGCAAGACCGACGGCGTTGTCTCCCGGTCAGACCTCTGCAAGAGCACCTTCGACTTCAACACCACCGTAGGCCAGGCTTACTCGTGCGAAGCCAAGACTGGTAACAGCGGCCCCGGCGGgttcgacggcctcgagcgccgcCAGATGCCCACGAACCCGACCCCGGCCCAGACCGGCACCGTTACCGCCGAGgctgccgccctcgtcgccgagtACTACGACGGACTCCACGACTCTGAGGGCAAGCTTGTCTACCTCAGCTACCAACCTGGCTCGGCCTTCACcgacgccggcaccgcctTCGATGAGGCGACGCAGACCTGGGGCCTGAGCATCTCCGGCCTCGGTGGCGAGTGGGTGGCGCGCTACCTCCAGCTCCGCGACACCAGCACGCTCGAATCTCTGGCCAACGTCACTGCCGACACCCTCCGCGACTGGATGCTCCTCGGCATGAACAAGTACGCCGACTCCCTGCAGACGACGTACCCGgacctcggcggcatccGGGCGGCAGGAGGCAAGATCCTCCACGTGCACGGCGAGCAGGACGATTCGATCCCCGCGGGCTCGTCGGTGCACTACTACGAGTCTGTCCGCAGCGTCATGTTCCCGGGCCAGGGCCTCAATGAGAGCTCGGCCGCGCTCGACGAGTTCTACAGGCTGTACCTGGtgcccggcggcgcccaCTGCGGGTCCAACACGAACCagcccggcggcgggtggCCGCAGACGACGCTGCAGACAGTGATCGAGTGGGTGGAGAAGGGCAGCGCTCCGGACAGGCTGAACAACACGGGCGTGGGCATCGACTCGCTCTGCCGTTGGCCTCTGAGGCCGCTGTGGTCCAACGACGGGGCGGCGTTCGACTGCGTCTACGACCAGGCCTCCATCGATAGCTGGAAGTCCACGTTTGATGCCTTCAAGGTTACAGTCTACTAGTAGCTCCCTGGCCGTAATGACTCCGGTTATTTCTGTGTCTCGCTCCTCCAGTCGTCGAGAGCCAGCCCGCGATCTGTGAGGACGTCGATGGAGTAGGAGAATCTTCTTGTACAAAGCACATAAGTGCACACGTAGTAATAGATCTATCATCGAGTGTTCGGGTTTGCTGCACTCTATTTGAAATGCACATGTCTCTTGCCCGGATTCGATGTGAAGAGCCCAGCAGCGAGTCAAGATCATAGTCGCTTCCTGTCATACACAAAAAGAAATTAAACAAATCTCAGAGATTCAACACTGCACTTCTACTTCTGAAGAACAGAAGTCCAATCGTTGTTTGTGGCCCACTCTTCCCACGTTGTCATGGGGCAATCGATACCAGCCTGTGTATGTCTGGTTAGCATCATTTGCTCTCTGTTGATGCAATCGGCAGTCCCTCGAACCGTCGACTTGCATGGTCGGGAATCTCACCTTTCTAAGGTCCGCCGCAGTCAAGAGAtccatgccgccgtcgtaCCCCGGATCGGATGAGTAGGAAAACATGTACGCAACCTCGATACCGGTGTCCCTCTCCCCCGTCGCCTCAACCATCTCTTCGTGCGAGATTTGCCAGTAGTCCGCCTTGACGTTCGTCACCTTGGCCCACGTCTCGAGGAACTGTGGCCAAGTGCAGGTTGTCCCTTCGGCCATGTAAGCCTTCCCTGGCGGCATTTGGGAAACAGCGTATGTGAAATTGCCCATATCGCTAGCCGGGGCAAAGTGAGGGATGGGCTTTTCAGGTGATGTGGTGAAAGCCATGGTGAATGTACCGTCAGGGTTCTTCCCCAAGATCAGCATCTAGatttcacacacacacacacacagagagagagagagagagagagagcagtCTCACCTTGCCAAAGTATGAGTTGGGGAGAATGTTGTAACTCGTGTAGAAGAACCCCGTGTGAATACACGACATCTTGGCCGCCAGTGCGGGATACTTCTCATTCACGTAGCCAGGGAAGACGTCGGCCTTCGCATCGAAGTGATACAGCTCCTTGAACCGCCCGCCGCTGCACCGCTCGGCATGGCTCAGCGTCGAGGCCAGGAagccgttgtcgtcgagcgAGTCCACAGttgcggccgcggcgtcggcgatgttgCGTCCCTGGCGGTACTCGACGTCGTAGGCGAACCTCCGACACGAGACGCCTCGCCTCTGCGCCTCTGCGCGGCAGTCCGGGCGGAAGAAGGGCTCCCAGTAGTTGGTGACGCTAAAGATGACGTTGGCGCCGCGGAAAGCGGCCTCGAGAGACgcgacgtcctcgaggtcCGCGGTGACGAGTTCCACGTCCGGACCGagagcggcgagggcggccgcggaAGGGGAGGAGACGTCGCGGGTGAGTGCGCGGACGCGGCATCCTGCGGCCAGAAAGCGGCGGGCGACCGAACCGCCTTGGTTGCCcgtggcgccgacgacggcgatcAGCTTTTGGGTCATGTTTCGGCGGTA
Encoded proteins:
- a CDS encoding Carboxylic ester hydrolase, yielding MPSPYWALAAVAPAFVSAATLADVCTTAHAQEALPAAGFIPGITIDASSVETSVVGNASVSSEWYPASTIAYCNVTFAYSHDGLADDKVHVTYWVPAPDSFQNRYVSTGGGGLAINSQSQYIPTGIIVGAVSGITDGGFGSFNTQWDAVFLAANGTVNWQSVYMFGYQAHNELATLGKEFTKKFYSVGDDQKIYSYYQGCSEGGREGWSQAQRFADQFDGLAIGAPAFRYGQQQVNHLSANVMEQTRNYFPPSCELEKILNLTIAACDPLDGKTDGVVSRSDLCKSTFDFNTTVGQAYSCEAKTGNSGPGGFDGLERRQMPTNPTPAQTGTVTAEAAALVAEYYDGLHDSEGKLVYLSYQPGSAFTDAGTAFDEATQTWGLSISGLGGEWVARYLQLRDTSTLESLANVTADTLRDWMLLGMNKYADSLQTTYPDLGGIRAAGGKILHVHGEQDDSIPAGSSVHYYESVRSVMFPGQGLNESSAALDEFYRLYLVPGGAHCGSNTNQPGGGWPQTTLQTVIEWVEKGSAPDRLNNTGVGIDSLCRWPLRPLWSNDGAAFDCVYDQASIDSWKSTFDAFKVTVY
- a CDS encoding NmrA-like family protein translates to MTQKLIAVVGATGNQGGSVARRFLAAGCRVRALTRDVSSPSAAALAALGPDVELVTADLEDVASLEAAFRGANVIFSVTNYWEPFFRPDCRAEAQRRGVSCRRFAYDVEYRQGRNIADAAAATVDSLDDNGFLASTLSHAERCSGGRFKELYHFDAKADVFPGYVNEKYPALAAKMSCIHTGFFYTSYNILPNSYFGKMLILGKNPDGTFTMAFTTSPEKPIPHFAPASDMGNFTYAVSQMPPGKAYMAEGTTCTWPQFLETWAKVTNVKADYWQISHEEMVEATGERDTGIEVAYMFSYSSDPGYDGGMDLLTAADLRKAGIDCPMTTWEEWATNNDWTSVLQK